One window of the Synechococcus sp. CC9311 genome contains the following:
- a CDS encoding DoxX family protein: MGKQMYRAHRAISLLSCYMLQAKTTYVPLVNAVRRKLCIAINQMNTKPFADVTLLLARVLVSLLMLHHGIEKLSDVDGFTSFIVDNYFSYLPFDHSYWTRLAAYTQIFGSFFLIIGIFTRASLLGLSSTMLFALVFHFSDTGLQGAPLGIVDAHNYEFEASSLYLLLYALMLVFGSGGYSLIAAVRSKISDSILRWIV, translated from the coding sequence GTGGGCAAGCAGATGTATAGAGCTCATAGGGCTATTTCATTGCTCTCTTGTTATATGTTACAAGCAAAAACCACATATGTACCTCTTGTGAATGCGGTAAGGCGAAAATTGTGTATTGCTATCAATCAAATGAATACAAAGCCATTTGCAGACGTGACACTGCTATTAGCAAGAGTTCTTGTTTCCCTTTTAATGCTTCACCATGGCATTGAAAAATTATCAGATGTTGATGGGTTTACGTCATTCATTGTTGATAATTATTTTTCATACCTTCCTTTTGATCATTCGTATTGGACTCGTCTTGCCGCTTATACACAAATTTTCGGCTCTTTCTTCTTGATAATTGGCATCTTTACACGTGCCTCGCTTCTTGGATTGTCATCAACGATGCTATTTGCTCTGGTTTTTCACTTTAGTGATACAGGGTTGCAGGGTGCTCCGCTTGGAATTGTTGATGCCCATAACTATGAATTTGAAGCATCATCTTTGTATTTATTATTATATGCACTGATGTTAGTTTTTGGGTCTGGTGGTTACTCGTTGATTGCTGCTGTTAGGAGTAAGATTTCAGATTCAATACTGCGTTGGATCGTGTGA
- a CDS encoding carbamoyl-phosphate synthase: MLSRLSLGLLASAISVAALPAIAQEDGSADDLGVMSISLKDVVKPTFGFQGALQGAGTPNQAGIGGFLPLSVGENSVFFFDALANVNFADSGNDSSIINTKVAGTTISTSSRLGYRWLNSDRSWMYGLNAGYDSRPMNTGDADTGVKVSNKRSVFFQQFAFNAEAVSDSLNFNAYILFPIGDTEQQLNSVYDGGALDTYGLDVGYFITPVVNASVGYYYQKGDLGSADGSGVLGRVAYQISNGLTAGMNISYDEAFETRISADIKIRFGGANTTAQRKEVQQQPVINVLTSTPINREVRVHDCCFG; this comes from the coding sequence ATGCTGAGTCGACTCTCCCTGGGCCTGTTGGCTTCTGCCATCTCTGTTGCTGCTCTGCCTGCCATTGCTCAAGAAGACGGCAGTGCGGATGATCTTGGTGTGATGAGCATCAGCCTTAAGGATGTGGTCAAGCCCACCTTTGGGTTTCAAGGAGCACTGCAAGGCGCAGGAACACCGAATCAAGCAGGCATTGGCGGGTTCCTTCCACTGTCTGTTGGCGAGAACAGCGTTTTCTTCTTTGATGCATTGGCGAACGTCAACTTTGCTGATTCCGGCAACGACAGCAGCATCATCAACACCAAGGTCGCTGGGACCACAATCAGCACCTCATCACGGCTTGGTTATCGCTGGCTTAATAGTGATCGCAGCTGGATGTATGGGCTGAATGCTGGTTATGACAGCCGCCCCATGAATACAGGTGATGCTGATACAGGAGTCAAAGTCAGCAATAAGCGCAGTGTGTTCTTCCAGCAGTTTGCTTTCAACGCGGAAGCAGTCTCTGACAGTTTGAACTTTAATGCGTATATCTTATTTCCTATTGGTGATACCGAACAGCAGCTGAACAGTGTCTATGATGGAGGAGCACTTGACACCTACGGGCTTGATGTTGGTTATTTCATAACCCCAGTGGTGAATGCTTCTGTTGGGTACTACTACCAAAAGGGTGATTTAGGAAGTGCTGATGGTTCTGGTGTGCTTGGACGAGTTGCGTATCAAATCAGCAATGGATTAACAGCAGGAATGAACATCTCCTACGACGAAGCATTTGAAACAAGAATTTCAGCCGATATTAAGATTCGCTTTGGTGGTGCAAATACAACAGCACAGCGAAAAGAAGTACAGCAACAACCTGTGATCAACGTTTTAACATCAACGCCAATCAACCGGGAGGTACGGGTACACGACTGCTGCTTTGGCTAA
- a CDS encoding carbamoyl-phosphate synthase — MLSRLSLGLLASAISVAALPAIAQEDGSADDLGVMSISLKDVVKPTFGFQGALQGAGTPNQAGIGGFLPLSVGENSVFFFDALANVNFADSGNDSSIINTKVAGTTISTSSRLGYRWLNSDRSWMYGLTAGYDSRPMNTGDADTGVKVSNKRSVFFQQFAFNAEAVSDSLNFNTYILFPIGDTEQQLNSVYDGGALDTYGLDVGYFITPVVNASVGYYYQKGDLGSADGSGVLGRVEYQISNGLTAGMNISYDEAFETKVSADFKVRFDGPKTTAQQKEVQQQPVINVLTSTPINREVRVHDCCYDDTPEDDSNN, encoded by the coding sequence ATGCTGAGTCGACTCTCCCTGGGCCTGTTGGCTTCTGCCATCTCTGTTGCTGCTCTGCCTGCCATTGCTCAAGAAGACGGCAGTGCGGATGATCTTGGTGTGATGAGCATCAGCCTTAAAGATGTGGTCAAGCCGACCTTTGGGTTTCAAGGAGCACTGCAAGGCGCAGGAACACCGAATCAAGCAGGCATCGGCGGGTTCCTTCCACTGTCTGTTGGCGAGAACAGCGTTTTCTTCTTTGATGCATTGGCGAACGTCAACTTTGCTGATTCCGGCAACGACAGCAGCATCATCAACACCAAGGTCGCTGGGACCACGATCAGCACCTCATCACGGCTTGGTTATCGCTGGCTTAATAGTGATCGCAGCTGGATGTATGGGCTGACTGCTGGTTATGACAGCCGCCCCATGAATACAGGTGATGCTGATACAGGAGTCAAAGTCAGCAATAAGCGCAGTGTGTTCTTCCAGCAGTTTGCTTTCAACGCGGAAGCAGTCTCTGACAGTTTGAACTTTAATACGTATATCTTATTTCCTATTGGTGATACCGAACAGCAGCTGAACAGTGTCTATGATGGAGGAGCACTTGACACCTACGGGCTTGATGTTGGTTATTTCATAACCCCAGTGGTGAATGCTTCTGTTGGGTACTACTACCAAAAGGGTGATTTAGGAAGTGCTGATGGTTCTGGTGTACTTGGACGAGTTGAGTATCAAATCAGCAATGGATTAACAGCAGGAATGAACATCTCCTACGACGAAGCATTTGAAACCAAAGTTTCAGCAGACTTTAAAGTTCGCTTTGATGGACCAAAGACAACAGCGCAGCAAAAAGAAGTACAACAACAACCTGTGATCAACGTTTTAACATCAACGCCAATCAACCGGGAGGTAAGGGTACACGACTGCTGCTATGACGATACGCCAGAAGATGACTCCAATAATTAA
- a CDS encoding ParA family protein, whose protein sequence is MFVTVFGQKGGVAKTCTSVHLAAIWSNQYQSVVLVDADRNRSASAYGSRGLLNFDVAPIEAAAKATRYSEVVVTDGQASSSQEEIKNLVDGADVIILPTAAQTRSLELTLEMAEHLKQFNVPFAALLVKVDSRKAKATREIRQALEAAGISVLRAQIPLLSAFEKAENAGVTVDQAVSAAGKSDPRRMIGWHAYTQACEEIAELAPKRGQVIPMHPIGWDTTPLENRQVS, encoded by the coding sequence ATGTTCGTAACAGTTTTCGGTCAGAAAGGTGGTGTGGCCAAAACCTGCACCAGTGTTCATTTGGCGGCGATTTGGTCAAATCAATACCAATCAGTGGTTTTGGTTGATGCCGACCGTAATCGTTCGGCCAGTGCCTATGGGTCCCGTGGGTTATTGAACTTTGACGTGGCCCCGATCGAAGCGGCGGCCAAGGCCACGCGTTATTCCGAGGTGGTGGTCACTGATGGGCAAGCCAGCAGCAGCCAAGAGGAAATTAAAAATCTGGTGGATGGCGCTGATGTGATCATTCTTCCCACCGCTGCTCAGACGCGCTCGTTGGAATTGACTTTGGAGATGGCCGAACATCTCAAACAATTCAATGTTCCTTTTGCTGCCTTGCTTGTGAAGGTGGACTCGCGCAAGGCCAAAGCTACGCGTGAGATTCGTCAGGCGCTTGAGGCCGCAGGGATTTCAGTTCTGCGTGCGCAAATCCCCCTGCTCTCTGCTTTTGAAAAAGCAGAGAATGCTGGCGTCACCGTGGATCAAGCAGTTTCTGCGGCGGGCAAATCTGACCCTCGCCGCATGATCGGTTGGCATGCCTACACCCAGGCTTGTGAGGAGATTGCCGAGCTTGCCCCCAAACGTGGCCAGGTGATTCCGATGCACCCCATCGGCTGGGATACCACGCCACTAGAGAATCGCCAAGTCTCTTAA
- a CDS encoding cupin domain-containing protein, translating into MKLLTISLFGISTALSGVAYAHNYEGGITSSPIKIENKSTTVLNQQYNYPKGTPVINPLSVTLGPNESTDWHQHPVPMWIYVTKGSFTVDYGSKGKRVVKAGDSYIEAINWCHKGINGVKESKAIVVYLGESGVDNHIGCKRQ; encoded by the coding sequence ATGAAACTCTTAACTATTTCTCTGTTTGGGATTTCTACAGCACTAAGCGGTGTTGCGTATGCCCATAACTACGAAGGAGGTATTACGTCGTCTCCAATAAAGATTGAAAACAAATCAACAACAGTTTTGAATCAGCAATATAACTATCCTAAAGGTACTCCAGTGATCAATCCTCTGAGCGTAACCCTTGGTCCTAACGAGTCAACTGATTGGCATCAACACCCGGTTCCAATGTGGATTTACGTCACAAAGGGTTCTTTCACTGTTGATTATGGCTCTAAAGGAAAAAGAGTAGTAAAAGCAGGTGATAGCTACATAGAGGCAATAAACTGGTGCCACAAAGGAATTAATGGCGTCAAGGAATCCAAAGCAATTGTTGTGTATTTGGGCGAGTCTGGTGTCGATAACCACATTGGCTGCAAGCGCCAATAA
- a CDS encoding cupin domain-containing protein yields the protein MAQVEPVKMINSKELPGIIAGLSNKKTLVDDIRHDGQRVLVVRGTRLPGTRVPIHVHDHSGLTCVISGQITDFIEGKKDQVFGAGDCYYMPADMPMSAANLGKEPVILVDIFVLPSGEQPMRVIESGLIKQQ from the coding sequence ATGGCTCAGGTTGAGCCTGTCAAAATGATTAACAGTAAGGAGCTGCCTGGAATCATTGCAGGACTGAGTAACAAGAAAACTCTTGTTGATGATATAAGGCACGATGGGCAAAGAGTTTTGGTTGTTCGCGGCACGAGACTTCCAGGTACGCGTGTGCCAATTCATGTTCACGATCACTCTGGTCTAACCTGTGTTATTTCAGGACAAATAACGGATTTTATTGAAGGTAAGAAAGATCAAGTATTTGGCGCCGGAGACTGCTATTACATGCCTGCAGATATGCCAATGTCTGCTGCAAATCTTGGGAAAGAACCGGTTATTCTTGTTGATATTTTTGTCCTTCCCTCGGGTGAGCAGCCAATGAGAGTGATTGAATCTGGTCTGATTAAGCAACAATGA
- a CDS encoding response regulator transcription factor — MANKKVLVCSKNRLTLTALCLCTPILQSLVGGATTEDEALQVQQKNHPDILITSEDLESGYGIRLVEKAKNYSPELKALIFLQRETPEVVQEAMEAGADGVMFISSIGTGDGDFINALSTTNSGGIYYPRSVREAATAKVKSAPVLVDPLSERELDVIRCIIRGMRNIEIADALFISSETVKSHVSTVIQKLGVRDRTQAAVFAMTHGLIEAGI, encoded by the coding sequence TTGGCAAACAAAAAGGTGTTGGTTTGTTCTAAAAACAGGCTCACGCTTACTGCACTCTGCCTTTGCACTCCAATTCTGCAATCACTGGTAGGTGGTGCAACAACTGAGGATGAAGCGCTACAAGTTCAACAGAAAAATCATCCAGATATATTGATTACAAGTGAAGACCTTGAAAGCGGCTATGGAATAAGGCTTGTAGAGAAAGCCAAGAATTATTCTCCTGAACTAAAAGCACTGATTTTCCTTCAACGAGAAACACCTGAAGTAGTCCAGGAGGCAATGGAAGCAGGCGCTGATGGCGTGATGTTCATTTCATCCATAGGTACTGGTGATGGTGACTTCATTAACGCCTTAAGTACTACCAATAGCGGCGGCATCTACTACCCAAGATCTGTACGAGAGGCTGCCACAGCAAAGGTAAAGTCCGCACCAGTACTTGTAGACCCACTATCGGAGCGAGAGCTGGATGTGATTCGCTGCATTATCAGAGGAATGAGGAACATTGAAATTGCTGATGCATTATTCATTTCTTCTGAAACAGTCAAGAGCCATGTCAGTACAGTCATTCAAAAGCTTGGAGTAAGAGATAGAACACAAGCTGCTGTTTTTGCTATGACGCACGGCTTGATTGAAGCAGGAATTTGA
- a CDS encoding DUF1651 domain-containing protein — protein sequence MWQQQPDYARYKERLNGEGWLVNRQEEMLIQIKPDAPTQHAQFVLVSYYRLSARLGQPVRKQRMLRHLGIEMWINLQKIDWQRCSPPS from the coding sequence ATGTGGCAGCAGCAGCCCGATTACGCCCGATACAAAGAGAGGCTCAACGGTGAGGGCTGGCTGGTGAACAGACAAGAAGAGATGCTCATCCAGATCAAGCCCGATGCACCAACACAACATGCTCAGTTCGTACTGGTGAGCTACTACCGCTTATCAGCACGGCTTGGGCAACCCGTTAGGAAGCAGAGGATGCTCAGGCATCTAGGCATCGAGATGTGGATCAACTTACAGAAGATCGACTGGCAACGCTGCTCACCGCCCAGCTAA
- a CDS encoding S1C family serine protease, which yields MTVATGLASCKNITSNKPPIQAGQVKESASKKVIRNLPSECTIQEYSAEELFDNSKSGIAVVLTDSGVGSAFVVKHENNSTLLLTNAHVVQGNSVVTLKWSDDSKDQAAVVKIGDVQSLDNDLALLEVSGNIGKVLKVKQGKVNTGADIVAIGAPRGLEFTITRGIVSAHRDNGRVIQIDAPINPGNSGGAILDKTGCVVGVATFIRRDSEGLAFAISSSQLQNFLVSDVRTISDSPTLANRITPSGPNVSMGDNPKCWFQQDVGGELEAANCLVASRKNNNGHLVYDLTETVSGLKRTIVLWEDEKAEVILKGKAYNASWWTDPDGDVRIRVNGGVFAFVLPDSAEREKDLDRRTDAVFYERYPELKGKVLGSSKGKLAQEWLSIRESLK from the coding sequence TTGACAGTCGCAACAGGATTAGCAAGCTGCAAAAACATCACATCAAATAAGCCACCAATTCAGGCAGGGCAAGTCAAAGAGTCAGCTTCTAAAAAAGTCATAAGAAATCTTCCAAGCGAATGCACTATTCAAGAATATTCGGCAGAAGAATTATTTGATAATTCCAAAAGTGGTATTGCTGTTGTATTGACCGACTCGGGGGTTGGTAGTGCTTTTGTTGTGAAGCATGAGAACAATTCAACACTGCTTTTGACCAACGCACATGTTGTACAGGGAAACAGTGTGGTGACACTTAAGTGGTCAGATGATTCCAAGGACCAGGCTGCTGTAGTAAAAATTGGAGACGTTCAAAGCCTGGACAACGATTTAGCATTGCTCGAAGTATCAGGAAATATAGGCAAAGTCTTAAAGGTCAAACAAGGCAAGGTAAATACCGGCGCGGATATTGTTGCCATAGGCGCTCCTCGTGGCTTGGAGTTCACCATTACCAGGGGAATCGTCAGTGCTCATCGCGATAATGGCCGAGTAATTCAGATTGATGCTCCTATTAATCCTGGTAACTCAGGCGGAGCAATCCTGGACAAGACAGGTTGCGTTGTAGGAGTCGCAACATTTATCCGCAGAGACAGTGAGGGCCTTGCATTCGCAATTTCTTCGAGCCAGCTTCAGAATTTTCTTGTAAGTGACGTAAGAACAATATCCGATAGCCCTACACTAGCTAATCGCATTACTCCCTCTGGTCCGAATGTAAGCATGGGGGATAATCCCAAATGCTGGTTTCAGCAAGACGTTGGGGGAGAGCTTGAAGCGGCTAACTGCTTAGTTGCCTCACGTAAGAATAATAATGGTCACTTGGTTTATGACCTAACCGAGACCGTAAGTGGATTAAAGAGAACAATAGTTCTCTGGGAGGATGAGAAAGCTGAGGTGATTTTGAAGGGTAAAGCTTATAATGCAAGTTGGTGGACTGATCCTGATGGAGATGTGCGAATCAGAGTTAATGGTGGAGTCTTTGCATTTGTTTTGCCTGATTCAGCAGAAAGAGAGAAAGATTTAGATCGCCGTACAGATGCAGTCTTTTATGAGCGCTACCCCGAGCTTAAGGGAAAAGTACTCGGTTCATCTAAGGGGAAATTAGCTCAAGAGTGGCTGAGCATTAGGGAGTCATTGAAGTGA
- a CDS encoding linear amide C-N hydrolase encodes MKPLNLIAAALFTSALVFPSIAQACTRTLYVGSEEVVMTGRSMDWMQDMATDLWAFPRGMAREGAAGQDSPKWVSKYGSVIASVYNIASADGMNEKGLVANMLYLAEAQYGKVGDKPPMSIGLWAQYVLDNYATVSEAVDGLQKQPFRIIAPKLPNGKATTVHLSISDASGDSAILEYIDGELVIHHGKQYKVMTNSPTYDQQLALNSYWEKIGGLKFLPGTNSAADRFARASFLLSAVPTEIDKNYITAVPDGTYANQAAAEVVSVMRSVSVPLGITTPGSPNISSTLWRTVADQKNKVYLFDSATTPNAFWVEMADLDLSDGAPAKKLPIAGGKYYAGNTAERFVEATPFEWLQANPSTD; translated from the coding sequence ATGAAGCCACTGAACCTGATCGCAGCGGCGCTTTTCACCAGCGCGTTAGTGTTTCCTTCGATCGCACAGGCGTGCACCCGCACCCTCTATGTCGGCTCCGAAGAGGTTGTCATGACCGGTCGGTCGATGGACTGGATGCAGGATATGGCGACGGACCTCTGGGCCTTTCCGCGCGGCATGGCGCGTGAAGGAGCGGCCGGGCAGGATTCTCCGAAGTGGGTCTCCAAATACGGCAGCGTCATCGCCTCGGTTTACAACATTGCCAGTGCCGATGGCATGAATGAGAAGGGCCTGGTCGCCAACATGCTCTATCTAGCCGAAGCGCAATACGGCAAGGTCGGTGACAAGCCGCCGATGTCGATCGGGCTGTGGGCGCAGTATGTGCTCGACAATTACGCCACCGTCTCCGAGGCGGTTGACGGTCTGCAAAAGCAACCTTTTCGAATCATCGCTCCGAAGCTGCCGAATGGCAAAGCCACGACGGTTCACCTCTCAATCTCCGATGCCTCCGGTGATTCCGCGATCCTGGAATACATCGACGGCGAACTCGTGATCCATCACGGCAAGCAGTACAAGGTGATGACCAACTCGCCGACCTACGACCAGCAGCTCGCCCTAAATTCCTACTGGGAGAAGATCGGCGGCCTTAAGTTCCTGCCCGGCACCAACAGCGCGGCCGACCGCTTCGCCCGTGCCTCGTTCCTGCTCAGCGCGGTCCCGACCGAGATCGACAAGAACTACATCACGGCCGTTCCGGATGGCACTTATGCCAACCAGGCGGCCGCCGAGGTGGTCTCGGTAATGCGCTCGGTCAGCGTCCCTCTCGGCATTACAACGCCCGGCTCGCCAAACATCTCGTCCACCCTGTGGAGGACGGTCGCCGACCAGAAGAACAAGGTTTACCTCTTCGACTCGGCCACCACCCCGAACGCCTTCTGGGTCGAGATGGCCGATCTCGACCTGTCGGATGGCGCGCCGGCAAAGAAGCTGCCGATCGCCGGTGGCAAGTACTACGCCGGCAACACAGCGGAACGCTTTGTTGAAGCAACTCCGTTCGAGTGGTTGCAGGCCAACCCGTCCACGGATTGA
- a CDS encoding YbfB/YjiJ family MFS transporter, protein MRFNFDHWSLDLLGGCFGIAIGLGLVRFDFGIIGSLMVDANWINIEDIGRLAAINMFGYLAGAIQQAYIKRRQVSVRFVFAGLIVIMISIILEGRYINFTSQSILRLLCGWGAAQLVAGLPSLALERVPSNWRRQSTGVIMCGGGVGALLGAVAIGTFSPTSAPTAWNVLGLLTVFLSLPTLKLIFTNFKLQANFAKSNFKNVSDVRSRSKAGAPGSSILFIIMGFVFMQIGQVPVILYEPLIAIKKIGLTPMVSSNVDGLFGFGLIMGGLIPSITSSRLTTKAFLPLISLFGLLGVILFGATQNVSALSISILLIGIWDMMIGTLTIDRLGQLCNEELQRRYWASATSFGSLGFIIFSIATSQLSGTNINLVLVLGIASVVIHALLEFMQCLIVVKPRPLIASCGSDE, encoded by the coding sequence ATGAGATTTAACTTTGATCATTGGTCTCTTGATCTTCTTGGTGGATGCTTCGGGATCGCAATTGGCTTGGGCCTAGTTCGGTTTGATTTTGGAATTATTGGCAGCCTGATGGTAGACGCTAACTGGATTAACATTGAAGATATTGGAAGACTAGCTGCAATCAATATGTTTGGCTACCTTGCAGGGGCTATTCAGCAGGCTTATATCAAGCGCAGACAGGTTTCAGTCAGATTTGTATTTGCAGGACTAATTGTAATCATGATTTCGATTATTCTTGAGGGGAGATATATAAATTTCACAAGTCAATCAATTTTGCGATTACTGTGTGGATGGGGTGCTGCACAGCTCGTTGCTGGACTGCCATCTCTCGCTCTTGAGCGTGTTCCTTCCAACTGGCGAAGACAATCAACTGGGGTGATCATGTGCGGAGGTGGAGTTGGTGCACTTCTCGGAGCTGTAGCAATCGGAACTTTTTCTCCTACTTCTGCCCCTACTGCATGGAATGTTCTTGGATTGCTGACTGTGTTTCTCAGTTTGCCGACTTTAAAACTAATTTTTACAAACTTCAAACTTCAGGCTAACTTCGCAAAATCTAATTTTAAGAACGTTAGTGATGTCCGATCGAGAAGCAAAGCTGGGGCTCCTGGTAGTTCAATCTTGTTCATTATCATGGGATTTGTCTTTATGCAGATAGGCCAAGTACCTGTAATTCTTTATGAACCATTGATTGCAATCAAGAAAATCGGCTTGACTCCCATGGTTTCTAGCAATGTGGATGGCTTATTCGGATTTGGACTAATCATGGGTGGCTTAATACCTTCAATTACGTCTTCAAGATTAACAACCAAGGCGTTTTTACCACTTATATCTTTGTTTGGATTATTGGGAGTAATTCTTTTTGGAGCGACGCAAAACGTATCGGCACTGTCTATCTCCATTCTCTTAATTGGTATTTGGGATATGATGATTGGCACTTTGACTATAGATCGTCTTGGACAATTGTGTAATGAAGAGCTTCAGCGAAGATATTGGGCTTCTGCTACATCCTTTGGCTCTTTAGGGTTCATCATCTTCTCAATTGCAACATCGCAGCTTTCAGGTACCAATATCAATCTTGTTCTTGTGCTAGGGATTGCCTCAGTTGTGATTCATGCTCTTCTGGAATTCATGCAATGCTTAATTGTTGTTAAGCCTAGGCCACTGATTGCCTCTTGTGGATCAGACGAATAA
- a CDS encoding calcium-binding protein codes for MTAYTPDQSRIELLLDQLEERQRYDDHVIYQADVMPTTQAVDNAFEPAIVEPTTNFFNPDGPVAELPSFTTIIDTPTKAFGIKDYYQGSDAAEIFELRDYHLFSNPINRTVVLAEGGDDIVHGTRVMDQVSGGDGHDTVYGWFGDDQIQGGNGNDMLYGQQGNDGILGDNGNDYIDGGEGNDYLDGGTGNDLMFGASGDDRMWGGDGHDSMYAGEGRDILSGGNGNDVLDGGQGNDVLTGGSGADTFVFSGGMDVVKDFNWFEGDRINLAGFQGTVSVKEYVDASGTVHTAVSKSADNFMVFEDKSGLEIVEGLKGNEGLNVVASNFNLPGTMNSLPQDSSESEDLISSMIVADSLAF; via the coding sequence ATGACTGCTTACACACCAGACCAATCACGAATTGAGCTTCTCCTTGATCAATTGGAGGAACGTCAACGTTACGACGATCATGTCATTTATCAGGCTGACGTCATGCCAACTACGCAAGCTGTAGACAATGCATTTGAGCCTGCAATCGTTGAGCCCACGACCAACTTTTTTAACCCTGATGGACCAGTCGCTGAACTTCCTTCGTTCACGACAATTATCGACACACCTACCAAGGCTTTTGGCATCAAAGATTATTACCAGGGCAGTGATGCAGCAGAGATCTTTGAGCTAAGGGATTACCACCTATTCTCTAACCCCATTAATCGAACGGTAGTTCTTGCAGAAGGTGGAGATGACATTGTTCATGGAACACGTGTCATGGATCAGGTTAGTGGCGGTGATGGTCATGACACCGTCTACGGATGGTTTGGTGACGACCAGATACAGGGCGGTAATGGCAACGACATGCTCTATGGCCAACAGGGCAATGATGGGATTTTAGGAGACAATGGCAATGATTACATCGATGGTGGCGAGGGCAATGACTACTTAGATGGAGGGACAGGAAACGACTTGATGTTCGGCGCTAGTGGTGACGACCGCATGTGGGGAGGTGATGGCCATGACAGCATGTACGCAGGTGAAGGCCGAGACATTCTCTCCGGCGGGAATGGCAATGACGTCTTGGATGGTGGCCAAGGCAATGATGTTCTTACTGGCGGTTCTGGCGCTGATACTTTCGTCTTCTCGGGGGGAATGGATGTCGTCAAGGACTTCAACTGGTTTGAAGGTGACAGGATTAACCTTGCTGGTTTCCAGGGGACTGTTTCTGTTAAAGAGTACGTAGATGCATCGGGCACCGTTCACACGGCTGTTTCTAAATCAGCCGACAACTTTATGGTGTTCGAAGACAAGTCTGGTCTGGAGATTGTCGAGGGTTTAAAAGGGAATGAAGGATTGAACGTAGTGGCAAGTAACTTTAATCTACCTGGCACTATGAACTCCTTGCCCCAAGATTCTAGCGAATCTGAAGATTTAATCAGCAGCATGATCGTTGCCGATTCACTTGCCTTCTGA
- a CDS encoding DUF1651 domain-containing protein, whose translation MWQKQPDYARYKEKLNGEGWLVNRQEGTLIQIKPDAPTQHAQFVLVSYYRFSTRLGQPIRQQRMLRHLGIEMWVNLQKIGWHRCSAPN comes from the coding sequence ATGTGGCAGAAACAGCCCGATTACGCCCGATACAAAGAGAAGCTCAACGGTGAGGGCTGGCTGGTCAACAGGCAAGAGGGAACGCTCATACAGATCAAGCCAGATGCACCAACACAACATGCTCAGTTCGTTCTGGTGAGCTACTACCGCTTTTCAACACGGCTTGGTCAACCCATCAGACAACAGCGGATGCTCAGGCACCTAGGCATCGAGATGTGGGTCAACCTGCAGAAGATCGGTTGGCATCGCTGCTCAGCGCCTAACTGA
- a CDS encoding PAS domain-containing protein, producing the protein MSDSWTPGAVDALRQQHNLPFVRTDAQGKVVEFNDRFRLIYGWDDRLVGQTIGMILPESFRELHHAGFSRFKLTETSKLLDHPLELATICSNGAEIRSEHFIVAECSDSGGWSFAATLRPLEGPHAC; encoded by the coding sequence ATGTCAGATTCCTGGACTCCTGGTGCGGTTGATGCGTTAAGGCAGCAACACAATCTCCCTTTTGTTCGAACGGATGCTCAGGGGAAGGTCGTTGAATTCAATGATCGCTTCCGCCTGATCTATGGCTGGGACGACCGTTTGGTGGGTCAAACGATTGGGATGATCTTGCCCGAATCATTCCGTGAGCTCCATCACGCAGGCTTCTCTCGCTTCAAACTCACAGAGACCTCAAAGCTTCTGGATCACCCCCTCGAGTTGGCGACCATTTGTAGTAACGGAGCTGAGATCCGTAGTGAACATTTCATCGTTGCCGAATGCAGCGATTCTGGTGGTTGGAGCTTTGCGGCAACGCTAAGGCCCTTGGAGGGCCCCCATGCCTGTTGA